TATCGTCGATCCACGTCCGCATCTCGCGGTAGGGGCCTTCGAACACCTTGGCCACAAACGTGCCCGAAAGACTGGCCATCCGCGCCTCCGGAACCGGCTTGGACTCCGCGATATATACATCCGCGCCCCACAGCGAGTTCTCATCCGACAGCACGATCATCTCCTGCGGCTCAGCCCCAGCCGCTTCGATCGCCGCCATGCTCCGGACCATCACCGCGCCGAAGTTCAGCGGAACGTGCAAAAAACTCCGCACGCGGTCCACAAGAAACGGCTTGTTGTCCCAGGTGAACTCCCGATTCTCCCAAGGCCCCGGATCAAACCGCGGACAACACTCAGCGGGATCATTGGCAGTCACGTGTTTGCCTCCTTCGAATGTTCCGTTGGTGAGGATGGCGGCTGAACCGGCATGCTCCTCATCCAATATGACCTCTGATCCCGGCGCGTAGATGGCCATCCAGACCACCAATGAGGAGATTCGGCCTATGATGCCGCTGGCAATGATGGTCCAGATCGTCTTCACGCCTTCACCGCCATGAACGCTTGCTTGGATGCCGCGCCGCTCCGGATTGCACTGGTCCAGTTAAGACGGAATATACCAGCCGAACGGATACATATCAAGCGCGGACGCCGGGAAGAGCCAAGCGGTCCGGCAGGGCGTGGGCCTCCGCCTGCACGGGAAGGACGGACGAAATCCGGTTGTCGCCGCGACGCGGCGGCGAGGAGCTTACTGCCACTCCCGCAGCGCCGCGTGATTCCAGCCCCGCCAGGTCCTGGCCACAAAGTGAGGGTAATACGGCCAGTCGTACGCCGCGAATACCTGGTTATGATCCCAGCTATCGACCGCGGCCTCGTAGCGGACCTCCAACCGGCCGCCGTCGAGCCACAAGAACGTCTCGCCCGACTGGCCGAACGTGATGCCCCCTCGCGAGAAGTGGTTCATCCGCTTCGGCAGCACATACTCACTGGCGTAGTCGTTGTTGTGGCAGCACAGCAGCGGAAGCCCGTGGCCGCTGATGGTGTCGGTATACTCCCTGAGCCGCAGACCCGGCAGCCGCATCGGCTGCGGCGTCGCGCTGTCCTGATAGTTGTACGAAGCGGCGAACGGCGTCACGCCGTCGGCCAGTACGGTCGTCATCAGATCCTCAGCCGTCGCTCCCGGACACGCAAACGTCCGGTCCGCTGCGATGTAGCCGGGCCACAAAAGCGCCAGCGATCGCAGCGTCGAGAGGTTCGTATCGCCGACGGTCGGAAAGAAATTCCGATACTCATCCGCGTACATCAGCAACCCGATCTGAATCTGCCGCACGTTCGACAGGCACGTGGTCTTGATCGCGCTCTCCCGCGCCGTATTCAGCGCCGGAAGCAGCAGCGAAACCAGCACGGCGATGATCGCCACCACCACCAGCAGCTCGATCAGCGTAAAGGCCTTCCGATATGACGATGTTCCGTTCATGACAGCGTTCCTTATGGCTCGACGGGCACGAGGTACACCGGGGCCTCGCCCACCTTCACTTCCACTTTGCCGCGAACCGGCGTGACGGCCAGCTTCGTGCCGTACAGATCGCACGGAAACACGTCCACATCTCCGGTATCGACCACAACCTTCGTATCCTCCAGGGCGTTCCAGACCGCCCACAGCGGCTTTTCACCGCTGAACCGGTAAACCCGGGTTCCCTCCTTCCCGCAACTCCACTGTTCCACCCGCCGATCGCCGATCGTCGCGGTCATGAACCGATA
The sequence above is drawn from the Phycisphaerae bacterium genome and encodes:
- a CDS encoding prepilin-type N-terminal cleavage/methylation domain-containing protein — its product is MNGTSSYRKAFTLIELLVVVAIIAVLVSLLLPALNTARESAIKTTCLSNVRQIQIGLLMYADEYRNFFPTVGDTNLSTLRSLALLWPGYIAADRTFACPGATAEDLMTTVLADGVTPFAASYNYQDSATPQPMRLPGLRLREYTDTISGHGLPLLCCHNNDYASEYVLPKRMNHFSRGGITFGQSGETFLWLDGGRLEVRYEAAVDSWDHNQVFAAYDWPYYPHFVARTWRGWNHAALREWQ